A single Musa acuminata AAA Group cultivar baxijiao chromosome BXJ2-1, Cavendish_Baxijiao_AAA, whole genome shotgun sequence DNA region contains:
- the LOC103998599 gene encoding probable F-box protein At1g44080: protein MADEVPRRAMWAGLRSQLVMLTSQFLTSADDYQRFRAVCKSWRSAIPLRPDHLPTQLPFLLLVSTSEPRFRSAFRLTGASTGNVRSLPNTANMSCIGTSFGWLILLSMEGHLINLFNPVTAEDIRLPSLDGLPFDHVAPDADAAAIVVEKAVLSSDPTLDREFVVVLFIRDVNIGWCTWRQGDESWTTNANPGVQPTSRMRDVVPYGNRMLCAIYGGNDYLAVLQVDPGPPGRATIAAWYGMPTCVPRTYRPTHLVVSNGELLLVTFDYNRTADGEMTPGFRVFRLETGGINRPAVAIEVEDIDNRILFLSQSSSVSVGADDLGFQGNAIYFVFKEEIEQGEYRSVWNVGVQNLESGEITEVVDSDVPDESGLKWPVRSSDVPRWMPPNLRSYNQ from the coding sequence ATGGCCGACGAAGTCCCAAGAAGAGCGATGTGGGCCGGGCTCCGATCGCAGCTCGTCATGCTCACCTCCCAATTCTTGACGAGCGCCGACGATTATCAGCGTTTCCGCGCCGTCTGCAAATCGTGGCGCTCTGCCATCCCCCTCCGGCCGGATCACCTCCCTACGCAGCTCcctttcctcctcctcgtctccacGTCTGAACCAAGATTCCGATCCGCCTTCCGCCTCACCGGCGCCTCCACCGGAAATGTTCGCTCGCTACCTAACACAGCCAATATGTCCTGCATTGGCACCTCCTTCGGCTGGCTTATCCTCCTCTCTATGGAAGGCCATTTGATCAACCTCTTCAACCCCGTTACCGCCGAGGACATTCGGCTCCCCTCCCTTGATGGTCTCCCGTTTGATCATGTGGCGCCGGACGCCGATGCGGCCGCGATTGTCGTAGAGAAGGCTGTATTATCCTCGGATCCCACGCTCGACCGCGAGTTTGTGGTTGTCCTCTTCATACGCGACGTGAACATTGGATGGTGTACGTGGCGCCAAGGTGACGAATCATGGACGACAAACGCGAATCCTGGGGTGCAACCTACGTCCCGGATGCGCGACGTCGTTCCCTACGGCAACCGGATGCTGTGCGCGATATACGGCGGCAACGACTACTTGGCGGTCCTCCAGGTTGACCCAGGTCCGCCGGGGAGGGCGACGATTGCCGCATGGTACGGCATGCCGACCTGCGTGCCGCGCACTTATCGCCCCACCCACTTGGTTGTATCGAACGGAGAACTGCTGCTGGTTACGTTCGATTACAATAGGACTGCAGACGGGGAGATGACCCCCGGATTCCGTGTCTTCAGGCTGGAGACAGGCGGCATAAACAGGCCGGCGGTGGCCATCGAAGTGGAGGATATCGACAACCGTATCTTGTTCTTGAGCCAGAGCTCGTCCGTGTCCGTCGGCGCTGATGACTTGGGGTTCCAGGGGAATGCCATCTACTTCGTCTTCAAAGAAGAGATTGAGCAGGGGGAATATAGGTCGGTGTGGAATGTCGGAGTTCAGAACTTAGAAAGTGGTGAGATCACCGAGGTTGTTGATTCGGACGTGCCCGATGAGAGCGGGCTAAAGTGGCCGGTACGGTCGTCGGACGTCCCCCGATGGATGCCGCCCAATCTGCGCAGCTACAATCAATGA